The Deinococcus humi genome includes a window with the following:
- a CDS encoding DsbA family oxidoreductase, with protein MTATASNPFAPSAPDKLRVDIWSDIACPWCYVGKRRFEAALHDFPQRDQVEIVWHSFELDPTAPSNTPLQMGEMLAQKYGRTSAQAQEMLDSMTQTAAGEGLEYHFEKTRLTNTFLAHQLIHLAAEHGKQDAMKEQLLSAYMSEGQHVGDVETLVTLAEQVGLNAPEVRTALESGKYAGAVRQDEAQAQALGISGVPFFVLGGKYGVSGAQGAEVFRGALEQVWTETHPAPLTLLGAQNDAEGCEDGQCAVPARQ; from the coding sequence ATGACTGCCACTGCTTCCAACCCTTTCGCGCCTTCCGCGCCCGACAAGTTGCGTGTGGACATCTGGTCTGATATCGCCTGTCCGTGGTGCTATGTCGGCAAGCGGCGCTTCGAGGCGGCCCTGCACGACTTCCCCCAGCGCGATCAGGTTGAAATTGTGTGGCACAGCTTCGAGCTGGACCCCACGGCGCCCAGCAATACCCCCCTCCAGATGGGTGAGATGCTGGCCCAAAAGTATGGCCGCACGTCGGCCCAGGCACAGGAAATGCTGGACAGCATGACCCAGACGGCGGCGGGCGAGGGTCTCGAATACCACTTCGAGAAGACGCGTCTGACCAACACCTTCCTGGCGCACCAGCTGATCCATCTGGCCGCCGAACACGGCAAACAGGACGCCATGAAGGAGCAGCTGCTGAGCGCTTACATGTCCGAAGGACAGCATGTGGGCGATGTAGAAACCCTGGTGACGCTGGCCGAGCAGGTCGGTTTGAACGCTCCGGAGGTCCGCACGGCCCTGGAGAGCGGCAAGTATGCCGGGGCCGTCCGTCAGGACGAGGCGCAGGCGCAGGCCCTCGGCATTAGCGGTGTGCCGTTCTTCGTGCTGGGCGGCAAGTACGGCGTCAGCGGCGCGCAAGGAGCGGAAGTGTTTCGCGGCGCACTGGAGCAGGTCTGGACCGAGACACACCCCGCGCCGCTGACGCTGCTGGGGGCGCAGAACGACGCCGAGGGTTGTGAGGACGGCCAGTGCGCGGTGCCGGCACGGCAATAG
- a CDS encoding excalibur calcium-binding domain-containing protein: MNISIKKLALVLSLSSAGLLGLAEAATATTTSAANLRRTPSVAGQIVRTVPGGTLLTVACAGEWCRTTYQGRGGYIARSLMRPVSGSAALIGPGNVYYASCAALRAAGAAPIRVGKSGYRTGLDSNRNGTACDRGDR, translated from the coding sequence ATGAACATCTCGATCAAGAAGCTGGCATTGGTCCTAAGCCTGTCGAGCGCGGGCCTGCTGGGCCTGGCGGAGGCCGCGACAGCCACCACGACGTCTGCCGCCAATCTGCGCCGGACGCCATCCGTGGCCGGCCAGATCGTGCGGACCGTTCCGGGCGGCACCCTGTTGACGGTCGCCTGTGCAGGCGAGTGGTGCCGCACCACGTACCAGGGGCGCGGCGGCTATATCGCCCGCTCACTGATGCGCCCAGTCAGCGGCAGCGCGGCACTGATCGGTCCGGGCAACGTGTACTACGCCAGTTGTGCTGCCCTGCGCGCCGCCGGAGCTGCACCGATCCGCGTCGGCAAATCGGGCTACCGGACCGGACTCGATTCCAACCGCAACGGAACCGCCTGTGACCGCGGAGACCGCTGA
- a CDS encoding TRIC cation channel family protein: MHELLPPPITLQAGLHWLDLIGVLAFALSGALLAVRKRFDLFGVLVLGCVTAVGGGAIRDTLTGQTPPLFLRDESYLYAALLGSVLAFGFGERLARFERAISLFDSAGLALFAASGALGAINFGLGPLGVVFTGAISGVGGGIIRDLIANEVPEVMYRRDQLYATAAAAGALAVLLLYPHVTPFEAQVGGVLTVIALRWISRRGWVRLPVRRLPEG; encoded by the coding sequence GTGCATGAACTGTTGCCGCCGCCGATCACGCTGCAAGCGGGACTGCACTGGCTCGATCTGATCGGAGTACTGGCCTTCGCGCTGTCGGGAGCGCTGCTGGCCGTCCGCAAGCGCTTCGATCTGTTCGGGGTGCTGGTGCTGGGCTGCGTGACAGCGGTGGGCGGTGGAGCCATCCGTGACACCCTGACCGGGCAGACACCGCCCCTGTTCCTGCGTGACGAATCCTACCTGTACGCGGCACTGCTGGGGTCGGTGCTGGCCTTCGGCTTCGGCGAGCGGCTGGCCCGGTTCGAGCGCGCCATCAGCCTGTTCGATTCGGCGGGGCTGGCACTGTTCGCCGCGAGCGGAGCCCTGGGGGCAATCAATTTCGGGCTGGGGCCGCTGGGCGTGGTCTTTACGGGGGCGATCAGCGGGGTGGGCGGGGGCATCATCCGTGACCTGATCGCCAACGAGGTGCCGGAAGTCATGTACCGCCGCGATCAGCTGTACGCCACGGCGGCGGCGGCGGGCGCGTTGGCGGTGCTGCTGCTCTACCCGCACGTCACGCCGTTCGAGGCGCAAGTGGGCGGTGTGCTCACTGTGATCGCGCTGCGCTGGATCTCGCGCCGGGGCTGGGTGAGGCTGCCGGTGCGGCGGCTTCCAGAAGGCTGA
- a CDS encoding deoxyribodipyrimidine photo-lyase codes for MIHDSRIQPLRPGMPERGRFVLLWVQASARTRDNHALEYAVRQANDLDLPLVAVFGLTPSYPEANARHFHYLLEGLRDLRVNLAARGVPLSIRLGKPPEVALEAAREGAALVVTDVGYLNLQRAWRDWLKAQLEVPLVQVESEALIPVHTVSGKLEYAARTIRPKVHRLWHDYLVPLEVHDLERQTNDWAPGLDVGDPAALVATLPVDHSVPPGTETGGEDAALERVEEFISLSLAQYDGQRNDPNVEGSSRLSAYLHYGHLSPLTVALAAREHGGPGADALVEELIVRRELSFNLCTFNPQYDQYDGLPEWSRATLEEHMGDRREHLYTREQFDGAQTHDAYWNAAQNQMVRTGRMHNYMRMYWGKKILEWTPDPRTAYSEMLWLNNRYEQDGRDPNSYAGFGWVLGLHDRPWARRPVFGTVRYMNAGGLRRKFDADTYALQWA; via the coding sequence ATGATTCACGATTCGCGTATCCAGCCCTTGCGGCCCGGCATGCCTGAACGGGGAAGATTCGTGTTGCTGTGGGTCCAGGCCAGTGCGCGGACCCGTGACAACCACGCGCTGGAATATGCCGTCCGGCAGGCCAACGACCTGGACTTGCCGCTGGTGGCTGTGTTCGGCCTGACCCCTTCCTACCCGGAGGCCAACGCTCGCCACTTTCACTATCTGCTGGAGGGTCTGCGCGATCTGAGGGTCAATCTGGCCGCGCGCGGCGTGCCGCTGTCCATCCGGCTGGGCAAGCCGCCCGAAGTGGCCCTGGAGGCGGCGCGCGAAGGAGCGGCCCTCGTGGTGACTGATGTGGGTTACCTAAACCTTCAGCGGGCGTGGCGCGACTGGCTGAAAGCCCAGCTGGAAGTTCCCCTTGTCCAGGTGGAATCCGAGGCCCTGATCCCCGTCCACACCGTCAGCGGCAAGCTGGAGTATGCGGCGCGCACCATTCGGCCCAAGGTTCACCGCTTATGGCATGACTACCTTGTGCCGCTTGAGGTTCATGACTTGGAAAGGCAGACCAACGACTGGGCGCCTGGACTGGATGTGGGCGATCCGGCGGCGCTGGTGGCCACCCTGCCCGTCGATCACAGTGTCCCTCCCGGCACTGAGACAGGCGGCGAGGACGCGGCGCTGGAGCGCGTGGAGGAATTCATCAGTCTGAGCCTGGCGCAGTACGACGGGCAGCGGAATGATCCCAACGTGGAGGGCAGCAGCCGCCTCAGCGCTTACCTGCATTACGGGCACCTGTCGCCGCTGACGGTCGCGCTGGCGGCCCGCGAACATGGTGGCCCCGGCGCGGACGCCCTGGTTGAAGAATTGATCGTGCGCCGCGAGCTGAGCTTTAACCTCTGCACCTTCAATCCGCAGTATGACCAGTACGACGGCCTGCCCGAGTGGTCCCGCGCCACGTTGGAGGAACACATGGGGGACAGGCGTGAACACCTGTACACCCGTGAGCAGTTCGACGGCGCGCAGACCCACGACGCGTACTGGAACGCCGCGCAGAACCAGATGGTACGTACCGGTCGCATGCACAATTACATGCGGATGTACTGGGGTAAGAAGATTCTGGAGTGGACCCCTGATCCGCGCACGGCCTACTCGGAGATGTTGTGGCTGAACAATCGCTACGAGCAGGACGGACGCGATCCCAACAGTTACGCTGGCTTCGGCTGGGTGCTGGGGCTGCATGACCGTCCGTGGGCGCGGCGTCCGGTCTTCGGCACTGTGCGCTACATGAACGCGGGCGGCTTGAGGCGCAAATTCGACGCAGACACGTACGCGTTGCAGTGGGCATGA
- the wbaP gene encoding undecaprenyl-phosphate galactose phosphotransferase WbaP: protein MMGRRLLNGFVLACGDLLGLTLALLLASGLRVALLGDAPDGPWLAGGWFAGDGSVPGLIPFLWLAWVVGALLMRLLPGWGLAAPTELQRVTQLTVLVFAAVTGVLFMTQQTDMVSRFSLAMGLILSWVLVLIMRSAVKQIMLRAGLWGVPAVIYGAAVTGTLMVQALRENPTYGYQPTAILDDNPLFHGSAVLGVPVIGPVGTLPHPWDQQAPVAVVAMPGLDRAQLVQMLEGPLAHYPKVIIVPDLFEVESLWVQANDFGGVLGLEVARNLLDPLAQMVKRVFDLLAVILTAPVWLPVCALLAALIWLEDRTNPLFLQRRVGLNGQPFATWKFRTMVPNAEEVLRRTLEQNAELRLEWETHFKLRRDPRITRIGGLLRKTSLDELPQLLNVVMGQMSLVGPRPLPAYHQEQLSSPAQRLRVLVRPGLTGLWQVSGRSEAGNLGMERWDPYYVRNWSIWLDLVILMRTVGVVLRGSGAY, encoded by the coding sequence ATGATGGGGCGGCGGCTCCTTAATGGCTTCGTTCTGGCCTGTGGTGATCTGCTGGGCCTGACTCTGGCCCTGCTGCTGGCCTCTGGACTGCGGGTGGCGCTGTTGGGCGACGCTCCTGACGGTCCCTGGCTGGCTGGTGGCTGGTTTGCCGGCGACGGTTCGGTGCCGGGGTTGATTCCCTTTCTGTGGCTCGCCTGGGTGGTCGGCGCTCTGCTGATGCGCCTGCTGCCAGGCTGGGGACTGGCCGCACCCACCGAGTTGCAGCGCGTGACCCAGTTGACCGTACTGGTCTTCGCCGCCGTGACCGGCGTGCTGTTCATGACCCAGCAAACTGACATGGTCAGCCGTTTTTCGCTGGCCATGGGGCTGATTCTGAGCTGGGTTCTGGTGCTGATCATGCGCTCGGCAGTCAAGCAGATCATGTTGCGGGCTGGTCTGTGGGGGGTGCCGGCCGTCATCTATGGGGCGGCCGTCACCGGAACGCTGATGGTGCAGGCCCTGCGCGAGAACCCAACCTACGGCTATCAGCCCACCGCTATCCTGGACGACAATCCGCTGTTCCATGGCAGCGCCGTGCTGGGTGTGCCGGTGATCGGGCCGGTGGGAACCCTGCCTCACCCCTGGGATCAGCAGGCCCCAGTGGCTGTCGTGGCCATGCCGGGTCTGGACCGGGCGCAGCTGGTGCAGATGCTGGAAGGTCCTCTGGCGCACTATCCAAAGGTGATCATCGTTCCGGATCTTTTCGAGGTCGAGTCGTTGTGGGTCCAGGCCAATGACTTCGGTGGAGTGCTGGGGCTGGAAGTGGCACGCAATCTGCTCGATCCGCTGGCCCAGATGGTCAAACGCGTCTTCGATCTGCTGGCGGTGATCCTGACAGCGCCGGTGTGGCTCCCGGTCTGTGCGCTTCTGGCCGCCCTGATCTGGCTGGAAGACCGCACCAACCCCCTGTTCTTGCAGCGGCGTGTGGGCCTGAACGGTCAGCCCTTCGCTACCTGGAAGTTCAGGACCATGGTGCCCAATGCTGAGGAAGTGCTGCGCCGCACGCTGGAGCAGAACGCTGAACTGCGCCTGGAGTGGGAGACCCACTTCAAGCTGCGCCGTGATCCGCGCATTACGCGCATCGGTGGCCTGCTGCGCAAGACCAGTCTGGACGAATTGCCACAACTGCTGAACGTGGTGATGGGGCAGATGTCGCTGGTGGGACCGCGCCCGCTGCCGGCCTATCACCAGGAGCAACTGTCATCCCCGGCCCAGCGTCTGCGTGTGTTGGTGCGTCCAGGCCTGACTGGGCTGTGGCAGGTGTCGGGCCGTTCGGAAGCGGGCAACCTGGGGATGGAGCGCTGGGACCCGTACTACGTCCGCAACTGGTCAATCTGGCTGGATCTGGTGATCCTGATGCGAACTGTGGGTGTGGTTCTGCGCGGTTCGGGGGCATACTGA